Proteins co-encoded in one Pan paniscus chromosome 23, NHGRI_mPanPan1-v2.0_pri, whole genome shotgun sequence genomic window:
- the C23H22orf39 gene encoding synaptic plasticity regulator PANTS isoform X1: protein MCRCSLVLLSVDHEVPFSSFFIGWRTEGRAWRAGRPDMADGSSWQPPRPCEAYRAEWKLCRSARHFLHHYYVHGERPACEQWQRDLASCRDWEERRSAEAQQSLCESERARVRAARKHILVWAPRQSPPPDWHLPLPQEKDE, encoded by the exons ATGTGTCGGTGCTCATTAGTTCTTCTGTCAGTCGATCACGAGGTGCcgttttcttcattcttcattGGCTGGCGGACTGAGGGGCGGGCTTGGCGCGCCGGTCGCCCAGACATGGCGGACGGCAGCAGCTGGCAG CCGCCGCGCCCCTGCGAGGCCTACCGCGCCGAGTGGAAGCTCTGCCGCAGCGCCAGGCACTTCCTACACCACTACTACGTCCACGGCGAGCGGCCGGCCTGCGAACAGTGGCAGCGCGACCTGGCCAGCTGCCGCGACTGGGAGGAGCGCCGGAGCGCCGAGGCCCAG CAATCCCTCTGTGAGAGCGAGCGGGCACGAGTCCGGGCTGCACGGAAGCACATCCTGGTGTGGGCCCCGAGGCAGAGCCCCCCTCCAGACTGGCATCTCCCTCTGCCGCAGGAGAAGGACGAGTGA
- the C23H22orf39 gene encoding synaptic plasticity regulator PANTS isoform X2 produces the protein MCRCSLVLLSVDHEVPFSSFFIGWRTEGRAWRAGRPDMADGSSWQPPRPCEAYRAEWKLCRSARHFLHHYYVHGERPACEQWQRDLASCRDWEERRSAEAQWPCCVMLRARLGLCPAPSLLSSWTQAAS, from the exons ATGTGTCGGTGCTCATTAGTTCTTCTGTCAGTCGATCACGAGGTGCcgttttcttcattcttcattGGCTGGCGGACTGAGGGGCGGGCTTGGCGCGCCGGTCGCCCAGACATGGCGGACGGCAGCAGCTGGCAG CCGCCGCGCCCCTGCGAGGCCTACCGCGCCGAGTGGAAGCTCTGCCGCAGCGCCAGGCACTTCCTACACCACTACTACGTCCACGGCGAGCGGCCGGCCTGCGAACAGTGGCAGCGCGACCTGGCCAGCTGCCGCGACTGGGAGGAGCGCCGGAGCGCCGAGGCCCAG TGGCCctgttgtgtgatgctgagggcTAGGCTGGGTCTGTGCCCAGCACCCTCCCTGCTCTCTTCCTGGACACAGGCAGCAAGTTGA
- the UFD1 gene encoding ubiquitin recognition factor in ER-associated degradation protein 1 isoform X1, translating to MFSFNMFDHPIPRVFQNRFSTQYRCFSVSMLAGPNDRSDVEKGGKIIMPPSALDQLSRLNITYPMLFKLTNKNSDRMTHCGVLEFVADEGICYLPHWMMQNLLLEEGGLVQVESVNLQVATYSKFQPQSPDFLDITNPKAVLENALRNFACLTTGDVIAINYNEKIYELRVMETKPDKAVSIIECDMNVDFDAPLGYKEPERQVQHEESTEGEADHSGYAGELGFRAFSGSGNRLDGKKKGVEPSPSPIKPGDIKRGIPNYEFKLGKITFIRNSRPLVKKVEEDEAGGRFVAFSGEGQSLRKKGRKP from the exons TTCTCTTTCAACATGTTCGACCACCCTATTCCCAGGGTCTTCCAAAACCGCTTCTCCACACAGTACCGCTGCTTCTCTGTGTCCATGCTAGCAGGGCCTAATGACAGGTCAGATgtggagaaaggagggaaga TAATTATGCCGCCCTCAGCCCTGGACCAACTCA GCCGACTTAACATTACCTATCCCATGCTGTTCAAACTGACCAATAAGAATTCGGACCGCATGACGCATTGTGGCGTGCTGGAGTTTGTGGCTGATGAGGGCATCTGCTACCTCCCACACTGG ATGATGCAGAACTTACTCTTGGAAGAAGGCGGCCTGGTCCAGGTGGAGAGCGTCAACCTTCAAGTGGCCACCTACTCCAAATTCCAACCTCAGAGCCCTGACTTCCTGGACATCACCAACCCCAAAGCCgt ATTAGAAAACGCACTTAGGAACTTTGCCTGTCTGACCACCGGGGATGTGATTGCCATCAACTATAATGAAAAG ATCTACGAACTGCGTGTGATGGAGACCAAACCCGACAAGGCAGTGTCCATCATTGAGTGTGACATGAAC GTGGACTTTGATGCTCCCCTGGGCTACAAAGAACCCGAAAGACAAGTCCAGCATGAGGAGTCGACA GAAGGTGAAGCCGACCACAGTGGCTATGCTGGAGAGCTGGGCTTCCGC GCTTTCTCTGGATCTGGCAATAGACTggatggaaagaagaaaggggtagagcccagcccctccccaaTCAAGCCTGGAGATATTAAAAG AGGAATTCCCAATTATGAATTTAAACTTGGTAAGATAACTTTCATCAGAAATTCACGTCCCCTTGTCAAAAAGGTTGAAGAG gatgaagctggaggcagaTTCGTCGCTTTCTCTGGAGAAGGACAATCGTTGcgtaaaaagggaagaaagccctAA
- the MRPL40 gene encoding large ribosomal subunit protein mL40, with the protein MRASVLRSISLALRPTSGLLGTWQMQLRETHQRASLLSFWELIPMRSEPLRKKKKVDPKKDQEAKERLKRKIRKLEKATQELIPIEDFITPLKFLDKARERPQVELTFEETERRALLLKKWSLYKQQEHKMERDTIRAMLEAQQEALEELRLESPKLHAEAIKRDPNLFPFEKEGPHYTPPIPNYQPPEGRYNDITKVYTQVEFKR; encoded by the exons ATGAGGGCCTCCGTGCTGCGAAGTATCTCGCTAGCCCTGCGCCCGACTAGCGG GCTTCTGGGAACTTGGCAGATGCAGCTTAGAGAGACTCACCAGCGAGCGTCATTGTTGTCTTTCTGGGAACTCATTCCCATGAG ATCAGAACCTCTTCGAAAAAAGAAGAAGGTAGATCCTAAAAAAGACCAAGAAGCAAAGGAGCGCTTGAAAAGGAAGATCCGAAAACTGGAAAAGGCTACTCAAGAGCTAATTCCTATTGAAGATTTTATTACCCCTCTAAAGTTCTTGGATAAAGCAAG AGAGCGGCCTCAGGTGGAGCTCACCTTTGAGGAGACTGAGAGGAGAGCTCTGCTTCTGAAGAAGTGGTCCTTGTACAAGCAGCAAGAGCATAAGATGGAGAGGGACACCATCAGGGCTATGCTAGAAGCCCAGCAGGAAGCTCTGGAGGAACTGCGACTGGAGTCCCCGAAGCTCCATGCTGAGGCCATCAAGCGGGATCCTAACCTGTTCCCCTTTGAGAAGGAAGGGCCACATTACACACCACCGATCCCTAACTACCAACCCCCTGAAGGCAGGTACAATGACATCACCAAGGTGTACACACAAGTGGAGTTTAAGAGATAG
- the UFD1 gene encoding ubiquitin recognition factor in ER-associated degradation protein 1 isoform X2, with translation MTVIMPPSALDQLSRLNITYPMLFKLTNKNSDRMTHCGVLEFVADEGICYLPHWMMQNLLLEEGGLVQVESVNLQVATYSKFQPQSPDFLDITNPKAVLENALRNFACLTTGDVIAINYNEKIYELRVMETKPDKAVSIIECDMNVDFDAPLGYKEPERQVQHEESTEGEADHSGYAGELGFRAFSGSGNRLDGKKKGVEPSPSPIKPGDIKRGIPNYEFKLGKITFIRNSRPLVKKVEEDEAGGRFVAFSGEGQSLRKKGRKP, from the exons ATGACAG TAATTATGCCGCCCTCAGCCCTGGACCAACTCA GCCGACTTAACATTACCTATCCCATGCTGTTCAAACTGACCAATAAGAATTCGGACCGCATGACGCATTGTGGCGTGCTGGAGTTTGTGGCTGATGAGGGCATCTGCTACCTCCCACACTGG ATGATGCAGAACTTACTCTTGGAAGAAGGCGGCCTGGTCCAGGTGGAGAGCGTCAACCTTCAAGTGGCCACCTACTCCAAATTCCAACCTCAGAGCCCTGACTTCCTGGACATCACCAACCCCAAAGCCgt ATTAGAAAACGCACTTAGGAACTTTGCCTGTCTGACCACCGGGGATGTGATTGCCATCAACTATAATGAAAAG ATCTACGAACTGCGTGTGATGGAGACCAAACCCGACAAGGCAGTGTCCATCATTGAGTGTGACATGAAC GTGGACTTTGATGCTCCCCTGGGCTACAAAGAACCCGAAAGACAAGTCCAGCATGAGGAGTCGACA GAAGGTGAAGCCGACCACAGTGGCTATGCTGGAGAGCTGGGCTTCCGC GCTTTCTCTGGATCTGGCAATAGACTggatggaaagaagaaaggggtagagcccagcccctccccaaTCAAGCCTGGAGATATTAAAAG AGGAATTCCCAATTATGAATTTAAACTTGGTAAGATAACTTTCATCAGAAATTCACGTCCCCTTGTCAAAAAGGTTGAAGAG gatgaagctggaggcagaTTCGTCGCTTTCTCTGGAGAAGGACAATCGTTGcgtaaaaagggaagaaagccctAA
- the C23H22orf39 gene encoding synaptic plasticity regulator PANTS isoform X3: MCRCSLVLLSVDHEVPFSSFFIGWRTEGRAWRAGRPDMADGSSWQPPRPCEAYRAEWKLCRSARHFLHHYYVHGERPACEQWQRDLASCRDWEERRSAEAQVLGVVAHTCNLSYLGG, from the exons ATGTGTCGGTGCTCATTAGTTCTTCTGTCAGTCGATCACGAGGTGCcgttttcttcattcttcattGGCTGGCGGACTGAGGGGCGGGCTTGGCGCGCCGGTCGCCCAGACATGGCGGACGGCAGCAGCTGGCAG CCGCCGCGCCCCTGCGAGGCCTACCGCGCCGAGTGGAAGCTCTGCCGCAGCGCCAGGCACTTCCTACACCACTACTACGTCCACGGCGAGCGGCCGGCCTGCGAACAGTGGCAGCGCGACCTGGCCAGCTGCCGCGACTGGGAGGAGCGCCGGAGCGCCGAGGCCCAG gtgctaggtgtggtggctcacacctgtaatctcagctacttgggaggctga
- the UFD1 gene encoding ubiquitin recognition factor in ER-associated degradation protein 1 isoform X3, which translates to MPPSALDQLSRLNITYPMLFKLTNKNSDRMTHCGVLEFVADEGICYLPHWMMQNLLLEEGGLVQVESVNLQVATYSKFQPQSPDFLDITNPKAVLENALRNFACLTTGDVIAINYNEKIYELRVMETKPDKAVSIIECDMNVDFDAPLGYKEPERQVQHEESTEGEADHSGYAGELGFRAFSGSGNRLDGKKKGVEPSPSPIKPGDIKRGIPNYEFKLGKITFIRNSRPLVKKVEEDEAGGRFVAFSGEGQSLRKKGRKP; encoded by the exons ATGCCGCCCTCAGCCCTGGACCAACTCA GCCGACTTAACATTACCTATCCCATGCTGTTCAAACTGACCAATAAGAATTCGGACCGCATGACGCATTGTGGCGTGCTGGAGTTTGTGGCTGATGAGGGCATCTGCTACCTCCCACACTGG ATGATGCAGAACTTACTCTTGGAAGAAGGCGGCCTGGTCCAGGTGGAGAGCGTCAACCTTCAAGTGGCCACCTACTCCAAATTCCAACCTCAGAGCCCTGACTTCCTGGACATCACCAACCCCAAAGCCgt ATTAGAAAACGCACTTAGGAACTTTGCCTGTCTGACCACCGGGGATGTGATTGCCATCAACTATAATGAAAAG ATCTACGAACTGCGTGTGATGGAGACCAAACCCGACAAGGCAGTGTCCATCATTGAGTGTGACATGAAC GTGGACTTTGATGCTCCCCTGGGCTACAAAGAACCCGAAAGACAAGTCCAGCATGAGGAGTCGACA GAAGGTGAAGCCGACCACAGTGGCTATGCTGGAGAGCTGGGCTTCCGC GCTTTCTCTGGATCTGGCAATAGACTggatggaaagaagaaaggggtagagcccagcccctccccaaTCAAGCCTGGAGATATTAAAAG AGGAATTCCCAATTATGAATTTAAACTTGGTAAGATAACTTTCATCAGAAATTCACGTCCCCTTGTCAAAAAGGTTGAAGAG gatgaagctggaggcagaTTCGTCGCTTTCTCTGGAGAAGGACAATCGTTGcgtaaaaagggaagaaagccctAA